A portion of the Marinobacter alexandrii genome contains these proteins:
- a CDS encoding TonB family protein yields the protein MSNDRNHSEQFERYLKGQMDPKEAHSFEREVLDDPFAQEALEGFEAQGSNSLEDIKILKEKVSPKKKKTFSFMKVAAAIALLIVGFFSIYQFTNEIEGEQLAIEEEPIEELIQSSPEPDTISVPTAKEIESIGESTLTEEIDPKKFRQDGLKVEDKDDEVAQLAIEEENKEELLVEEIEVAEIPESEIVDIDKLVSEDDQDIAKALNSQVAGVKINQDRAALFIDTTQLEEVVITAQPLVAKKEALGNSITDSDEEIKIAKRAKASIPLATARSKSTENISGKVTDDTGEALPGVNVIIKGTTTGVVTDLDGNYQIPKINRQTLVFAYVGFESQEIDVGSRSTIDVTMGGATELQEVVVTGYSDNEETSPSYSPAQPANGNRAFKKYLEENLQYPQAATANNIEGTVVLELTIDSNGKVSNISIKKSLGYGCDEEAIRLVREGPKWDAAEKDGNKVEDKLRVRVKFKLDR from the coding sequence ATGTCAAACGATAGAAACCATAGCGAGCAATTTGAAAGGTATCTGAAAGGTCAGATGGATCCGAAAGAAGCACATTCTTTTGAGCGTGAGGTTTTGGACGATCCTTTTGCCCAAGAAGCCCTTGAAGGTTTTGAAGCGCAAGGATCAAATTCACTTGAAGACATTAAGATTCTGAAAGAAAAAGTTTCTCCCAAGAAGAAAAAAACATTCTCCTTCATGAAAGTAGCCGCCGCTATAGCTCTACTAATTGTCGGCTTCTTCTCTATTTATCAATTTACTAATGAAATAGAAGGCGAGCAATTGGCAATCGAAGAAGAACCAATTGAGGAACTCATTCAAAGCAGCCCTGAACCAGACACCATTTCTGTCCCTACAGCTAAGGAAATAGAGTCAATTGGCGAATCGACATTGACAGAAGAAATCGATCCGAAAAAATTCAGACAAGATGGATTGAAGGTCGAAGACAAAGATGATGAAGTAGCCCAGCTGGCTATTGAAGAGGAGAATAAAGAAGAACTTCTTGTTGAAGAAATTGAAGTCGCTGAAATTCCAGAATCAGAAATAGTTGATATAGATAAATTGGTATCTGAAGATGATCAGGATATTGCAAAAGCCCTTAACAGTCAAGTAGCAGGAGTAAAAATTAATCAAGACAGAGCTGCATTGTTTATTGACACTACTCAATTAGAAGAGGTGGTCATTACAGCTCAACCTTTGGTTGCCAAGAAAGAAGCACTTGGGAATTCAATTACTGACTCGGATGAAGAAATAAAAATCGCTAAACGAGCAAAGGCATCCATACCATTGGCTACTGCAAGAAGTAAATCAACCGAAAACATATCAGGAAAAGTAACAGATGATACGGGTGAAGCTTTACCAGGAGTCAATGTAATCATCAAAGGCACAACTACTGGAGTAGTTACCGATTTGGACGGTAACTATCAAATTCCAAAAATCAACAGACAAACTTTAGTATTTGCCTATGTTGGTTTTGAATCGCAAGAGATCGATGTAGGCAGTCGGTCAACTATTGATGTGACAATGGGAGGAGCTACTGAGCTACAAGAAGTTGTAGTAACAGGATATAGCGATAATGAAGAAACAAGCCCAAGCTATTCTCCAGCCCAACCTGCTAATGGAAATAGAGCCTTTAAGAAATACCTGGAAGAAAATCTTCAATATCCTCAAGCGGCAACAGCAAACAACATTGAAGGAACTGTGGTGCTAGAATTAACCATTGATTCAAATGGTAAAGTCAGTAATATCTCCATTAAAAAAAGCCTTGGATATGGCTGTGATGAAGAAGCGATACGATTAGTGAGAGAAGGACCCAAGTGGGATGCTGCAGAAAAAGATGGAAATAAGGTTGAAGATAAATTAAGAGT
- a CDS encoding sigma-70 family RNA polymerase sigma factor has product MSKLKSISSTDEEILSVYRETGNQELFGNLFNSYMHLVYGLCLKYLKNRDDSQDATMTIYEKISTKLLTTEVQHFKSWLYMVSKNHCLMELRKKNPEVHADIFMESAEAVHLNEEKVELEKDIEALEACIEELKEQQRKCVKLFFLEKKSYLEVNEQTGIDLKKVKSYIQNGKRNLKMCLENKNVKR; this is encoded by the coding sequence CTGAGTAAACTAAAATCCATATCATCCACAGATGAAGAAATCCTTTCTGTATATAGAGAAACGGGTAATCAAGAGCTATTCGGAAATCTTTTCAATTCCTATATGCATCTAGTGTATGGCTTGTGTTTGAAGTATTTGAAAAACAGAGATGACAGTCAAGATGCCACGATGACCATCTATGAGAAGATCAGTACCAAGCTGCTTACTACTGAGGTACAACACTTCAAAAGCTGGCTATATATGGTGAGTAAAAATCATTGCCTCATGGAATTGCGTAAAAAGAATCCGGAGGTTCATGCAGATATTTTTATGGAATCCGCTGAAGCTGTGCATCTTAATGAGGAAAAGGTGGAGTTGGAAAAAGATATAGAAGCACTGGAAGCATGCATCGAAGAATTGAAAGAGCAACAAAGAAAATGTGTGAAACTATTCTTCCTTGAAAAAAAGAGCTATCTGGAGGTTAATGAGCAAACCGGGATAGATTTAAAAAAAGTGAAGAGCTACATTCAAAATGGTAAACGAAATTTGAAGATGTGCCTAGAGAATAAGAATGTCAAACGATAG